A genomic segment from Candidatus Hydrogenedentota bacterium encodes:
- a CDS encoding MoxR family ATPase — MGLLQRSVQQTTNVVHPEVAGKVARLVDSIEKVIFGKREVVKLCVAGLLAKGHILIEDVPGMGKTTLAQGLARSIEGTFHRVQFTSDMLPSDILGVSVLNQKLHEFEFRPGPIFANVVLADEINRTPPKTQSALLEAMSEFQISIDGVSRRLPRPFIVLATQNPIEYEGTYTLPESQLDRFMLRVAMGYPGDEDEMHIMRRRDPISTLENLQPVLTAQEIVDLQDVTGLIMVEESVARYILAIIQGTRSHEYIQLGASPRATVSFYEACQARALVEGRDFVTPDDVKTMAGPVLAHRILVKSRDNNPIASANARARAIAEIVQKTPLPE; from the coding sequence CGACGAACGTCGTCCACCCGGAAGTTGCAGGAAAAGTTGCGCGGCTTGTCGACAGCATCGAAAAGGTCATTTTCGGCAAGCGGGAAGTTGTAAAGCTTTGTGTAGCAGGCCTTTTGGCCAAGGGGCACATACTCATCGAGGACGTGCCCGGGATGGGCAAGACGACACTGGCCCAGGGGTTGGCGCGGTCCATCGAAGGCACGTTTCACCGGGTTCAGTTCACGAGCGACATGCTCCCCTCGGATATTTTGGGTGTGTCGGTGTTGAACCAAAAACTTCACGAATTCGAGTTTCGCCCCGGTCCTATCTTCGCAAATGTCGTCCTTGCAGACGAAATCAACCGCACTCCCCCCAAGACCCAAAGCGCCCTGCTGGAGGCCATGAGCGAGTTCCAAATCTCCATTGACGGGGTGTCACGCCGATTGCCAAGACCGTTCATCGTGCTCGCGACGCAGAACCCAATAGAGTACGAGGGAACCTATACCCTGCCGGAATCTCAACTTGACCGATTCATGCTCAGGGTAGCCATGGGATACCCAGGTGATGAAGACGAGATGCACATCATGCGGCGGCGGGACCCGATCTCCACATTGGAGAATCTTCAACCCGTTCTGACGGCCCAGGAGATCGTCGACCTGCAGGACGTCACCGGGCTGATCATGGTTGAAGAAAGCGTGGCGCGGTACATTCTCGCGATTATCCAGGGGACGCGTTCGCACGAGTACATCCAGTTGGGCGCCAGTCCGCGCGCGACCGTGTCATTTTACGAAGCGTGCCAGGCGCGCGCACTCGTGGAAGGGCGCGATTTTGTGACGCCGGACGACGTGAAGACGATGGCGGGACCCGTACTTGCCCACCGTATTCTGGTGAAATCGCGCGACAACAATCCCATCGCATCGGCCAACGCCCGCGCACGGGCGATTGCCGAGATCGTACAAAAGACGCCTCTACCCGAATAA